A window of Amycolatopsis sp. AA4 contains these coding sequences:
- a CDS encoding MFS transporter yields MFASLWIRNYRLFFVGQVVSNVGTWMQRIAQDWLVFQLSGHDAVALGVAVALQFAPTVLLSLWAGVLADRADKRRLCIAVQSGIALQAGVLGLLDVSGAVGLWHVYVLCFVLGTFSALDVPARQAFVAEIVGDALIPNAVALNYSVFNLARIVGPAMAGFGITWVGTGWMFFANAVSTSAVVAGLALMEPGKLFRASAAGRAKGQVREGLRYVRGRRDLIAVLLLVFFVSTFGNTFATSLAVVAGNVFGTQADGYGLLSTLLAVGTFAGSLLSARRGTRSSPRVRVMLLAAAGFGAAEVVVSFMPTYVAFGIALVPVGLASVTFLNTALSLVQARCGPEMRGRVMGFYVLAQLGGYPAAGPMVGWMAEMFGGRSPLCIGGAVSIIAALACAAMLSRHGAIRSDLASR; encoded by the coding sequence ATGTTTGCGTCTCTGTGGATCCGCAACTACCGGCTGTTCTTTGTCGGGCAGGTCGTTTCCAATGTCGGCACCTGGATGCAGCGAATCGCTCAGGACTGGCTGGTGTTCCAGCTGTCGGGGCACGACGCGGTTGCGTTAGGCGTTGCGGTCGCGCTCCAGTTCGCGCCGACTGTGTTGCTGTCGCTGTGGGCGGGTGTGCTCGCCGATCGGGCGGACAAACGCAGGTTGTGCATCGCGGTACAAAGCGGAATTGCCTTGCAGGCCGGCGTGCTGGGACTGCTGGACGTAAGTGGAGCAGTGGGGCTGTGGCACGTCTACGTGCTGTGTTTCGTGCTCGGGACGTTCAGCGCGCTCGATGTTCCCGCGCGGCAGGCGTTTGTGGCCGAGATAGTCGGGGACGCGTTGATCCCGAACGCGGTCGCGCTCAACTATTCGGTGTTCAACTTGGCTCGCATAGTTGGGCCCGCGATGGCCGGGTTCGGAATTACGTGGGTGGGAACGGGGTGGATGTTCTTCGCGAACGCGGTGAGCACGTCGGCTGTGGTCGCCGGGCTGGCGCTCATGGAGCCGGGCAAGCTGTTCCGTGCCTCGGCCGCAGGGCGGGCCAAAGGACAGGTGCGAGAAGGTCTCCGCTACGTGCGTGGGCGGAGAGACCTGATCGCAGTGCTGCTGCTCGTGTTTTTCGTCAGCACGTTCGGCAACACGTTCGCAACCTCGCTCGCAGTGGTCGCAGGCAATGTATTCGGAACTCAGGCTGACGGATACGGGCTGCTGTCAACGCTGCTGGCGGTGGGTACGTTCGCCGGCTCGCTGTTATCGGCACGCCGCGGCACCCGAAGTTCGCCTCGGGTGCGCGTGATGCTGCTTGCCGCAGCGGGATTCGGCGCCGCCGAGGTCGTGGTCTCGTTCATGCCGACGTACGTTGCGTTCGGCATCGCGCTCGTGCCCGTGGGCTTGGCCAGCGTCACCTTCCTCAACACTGCCCTGTCGCTCGTGCAAGCCCGCTGCGGTCCGGAGATGCGCGGGCGTGTCATGGGGTTCTACGTGCTCGCCCAACTCGGCGGTTATCCTGCCGCCGGTCCGATGGTGGGGTGGATGGCCGAGATGTTCGGAGGGCGGTCACCGCTCTGCATCGGTGGGGCTGTCTCGATCATCGCGGCGCTGGCGTGCGCGGCCATGCTGAGCCGCCACGGCGCGATCCGCTCAGACCTCGCCAGCAGATAG
- a CDS encoding Glu/Leu/Phe/Val dehydrogenase dimerization domain-containing protein has translation MLPEFFDKIGHENIVFHHDSRAGLKAIIAVYSTALGPALGGVRFHAYSSAENALSDALRLSQAMAYKNALAGLALGGGKAVIIGDPASDKTDALWRAYGRVVNSLRGSYITAPDSGTTATDMDAIARDCSYVAGRSRENSGTGDPSPATAYGVFRAMVACAEHVWGSPSLAGRRVGVAGVGKVGTALVKRLLQGGASVVVSDISDRAVEAVRRDHPEVDVAVDTEALASADLDVYAPCALGGALDAHAVARLRARVVCGAANNQLAHDSVADDLHAQRVLYAPDYVVNAGGVIHAAQELAGLNREREAAVRVGRIYETTAEILCQAAEDDVPPLKVAQQRADERIRSAETATAAVRG, from the coding sequence ATGCTTCCGGAATTCTTCGACAAAATCGGGCACGAGAACATCGTTTTTCATCACGACTCCCGTGCCGGGCTCAAGGCGATCATCGCGGTGTACTCGACCGCGTTGGGGCCCGCGCTCGGCGGTGTCAGGTTCCATGCGTATTCCAGTGCCGAAAACGCCCTGTCGGACGCACTGCGCCTGTCGCAAGCGATGGCGTACAAGAACGCCCTCGCCGGCCTCGCGCTCGGCGGCGGCAAGGCCGTGATCATCGGCGATCCCGCCAGCGACAAGACCGACGCGCTGTGGCGTGCGTACGGGCGGGTGGTGAACTCGCTGCGCGGCAGCTACATCACCGCCCCCGATTCGGGCACGACTGCAACCGACATGGACGCGATCGCCCGTGACTGTTCGTACGTGGCAGGCCGTTCGCGGGAGAACAGCGGCACCGGCGATCCCTCGCCGGCCACGGCCTACGGGGTGTTCCGCGCGATGGTGGCCTGTGCGGAACATGTGTGGGGGTCCCCGTCGCTCGCGGGTCGCCGGGTCGGCGTCGCGGGCGTGGGCAAGGTCGGAACGGCTCTGGTCAAAAGGCTGTTGCAGGGCGGCGCGTCCGTCGTGGTCAGCGACATCAGCGACCGCGCCGTCGAGGCCGTGCGACGGGATCACCCCGAGGTGGACGTCGCCGTGGACACCGAAGCGCTGGCCAGCGCCGATCTGGACGTGTACGCGCCGTGCGCACTGGGCGGAGCGCTGGACGCCCACGCGGTAGCTCGCCTGCGTGCCCGGGTGGTGTGCGGCGCAGCCAACAACCAACTCGCGCACGACTCCGTCGCCGACGACCTGCACGCGCAGCGGGTGCTCTACGCCCCTGACTATGTCGTCAACGCGGGAGGAGTGATCCACGCAGCACAGGAGCTCGCCGGTCTGAACCGTGAACGCGAGGCGGCCGTGCGAGTAGGCCGGATCTACGAAACGACCGCCGAGATCCTGTGTCAGGCCGCCGAAGACGATGTCCCGCCGCTAAAAGTGGCCCAGCAGCGGGCCGACGAACGAATCCGCAGCGCCGAGACGGCGACCGCAGCCGTCCGAGGTTGA
- a CDS encoding CoA ester lyase, with translation MTNPDVVSRARSLLAVPGHRPDRFAKAVASGADLVMLDLEDSVGPALKDQARDNVDEWLSGRDADTCVVRINDASTPWHRADLAMLARHHTVVMVPKITQARDVVTVVRHLGAGARLIAILETAAAILHAEEISGAPGVVRTIFGNADLGSELAVDPADGRPFGYARSAVVLAAAANHLPQPLDGATVALEDTDAVAEDSRRAAALGFGGKACLHPRQVAVVNDIFTPSPEVLAWARDVLASTEDGSVVRLNGEIVGKPILDRARRILAMQPPAEAKALAPAP, from the coding sequence ATGACCAATCCTGACGTAGTTTCGCGCGCGCGGTCCTTGCTGGCGGTACCGGGGCACAGACCCGACCGGTTCGCGAAGGCGGTGGCCAGCGGCGCCGACCTCGTCATGCTCGACCTCGAGGACTCCGTGGGACCCGCGCTGAAAGACCAAGCGCGCGACAACGTCGACGAGTGGCTTTCCGGGCGAGACGCCGACACCTGCGTGGTGCGCATCAACGACGCGTCAACACCCTGGCACCGCGCGGACCTGGCCATGCTCGCGCGCCACCACACGGTCGTGATGGTCCCGAAAATCACCCAGGCCCGCGATGTGGTCACGGTGGTGCGGCATCTGGGAGCGGGCGCCCGCCTGATCGCGATCCTGGAGACCGCGGCCGCCATCCTGCACGCCGAGGAGATCTCCGGTGCGCCGGGCGTGGTGCGGACCATTTTCGGCAACGCCGACCTGGGCAGCGAACTCGCCGTGGATCCGGCCGACGGCCGGCCGTTCGGCTACGCCCGGTCCGCTGTGGTCCTGGCCGCGGCGGCCAATCACCTGCCGCAACCGCTCGACGGCGCCACCGTCGCCCTGGAAGACACCGACGCCGTGGCCGAGGACTCGCGGCGCGCCGCGGCTCTGGGCTTCGGGGGCAAAGCGTGTCTGCACCCCCGGCAGGTCGCCGTGGTCAACGACATCTTCACGCCCAGCCCGGAAGTCCTCGCCTGGGCGCGCGACGTGCTCGCCTCCACCGAGGACGGATCAGTCGTACGGCTGAACGGCGAAATCGTCGGCAAACCGATCCTCGACCGTGCGCGCCGAATCCTCGCCATGCAGCCGCCTGCCGAGGCCAAGGCGCTCGCGCCGGCCCCCTGA
- a CDS encoding MaoC family dehydratase encodes MIRQGWRGRFYEDFEVGDVYQHPLGRTVTETDNTWFTLLTMNTAQIHFNNAAGEASEFGRCLVNSTLTLAIVAGQSVIDTSFNAIANLGWEDIKLTRPVFAGDTLYSETTVLNKRESRSRPHAGLVQVTTRGLNQDGEQVLSYTRTFLVHKSAHVAKPGPFPALPTAPRAEASTTA; translated from the coding sequence GTGATCAGGCAGGGCTGGCGGGGAAGGTTTTACGAGGATTTCGAGGTGGGCGACGTGTATCAGCATCCGTTGGGGCGGACGGTGACCGAGACCGACAACACCTGGTTCACGCTGCTGACGATGAACACGGCGCAGATCCATTTCAACAACGCGGCCGGCGAGGCCAGCGAGTTCGGGCGGTGCCTGGTGAACTCGACCCTGACGCTGGCGATCGTGGCGGGGCAGAGCGTGATCGACACCAGCTTCAACGCCATCGCCAACCTCGGCTGGGAAGACATCAAGCTCACCCGCCCCGTGTTCGCCGGCGACACGCTCTACTCCGAAACCACGGTGCTGAACAAGCGCGAATCCCGCAGCCGCCCGCACGCCGGGCTGGTGCAGGTGACAACCCGCGGCCTCAACCAGGACGGCGAACAAGTGCTCTCCTACACCCGCACCTTCCTCGTCCACAAGAGCGCGCACGTCGCGAAACCGGGACCGTTCCCCGCCCTCCCGACCGCGCCGCGCGCCGAGGCGTCCACCACCGCGTGA